The Emys orbicularis isolate rEmyOrb1 chromosome 14, rEmyOrb1.hap1, whole genome shotgun sequence genome includes a region encoding these proteins:
- the GINS2 gene encoding DNA replication complex GINS protein PSF2 has translation MDPAEAEFLAEKELVTVIPNFSLDRIYLIGGDLGPFNPGLPVEVPLWLAVNLKQRQKCRLIPPEWMDAEKLEEIRDQERKEDTFTPMPSPYYMELTKLLLNYASDSIPKADEIRTLVKDTWDTRIAKLRLSADSFVRQQEAHAKLDNLTLMEINTTGTFLTQALDHMYKLRTNLQPGESSQSQDF, from the exons ATGGATCCCGCCGAGGCCGAGTTCCTGGCCGAGAAGGAGCTGGTGACCGTCATCCCCAACTTCAGCCTGGACCGGATCTACCTCATCGGG GGGGATTTGGGTCCCTTTAATCCTGGCTTGCCTGTGGAAGTGCCTCTTTGGCTAGCTGTTAACCTAAAACAGAGACAGAAGTGTCGGCTAATACCTCCTGAATGGATGGATGCTG AAAAGCTGGAGGAAATCCGGGATCAGGAACGCAAAGAGGACACTTTCACTCCAATGCCCAGTCCCTACTACATGGAACTAACTAAGCTGCTGTTAAACTA TGCCTCAGACAGCATCCCGAAAGCAGATGAAATCCGAACACTGGTTAAGGATACCTGGGATACGCGGATAGCTAAACTGCGGCTGTCTGCAGACAGCTTTGTCAGACAGCAGGAGGCCCATGCCAAG CTGGATAATCTGACCTTGATGGAGATCAACACCACTGGGACTTTTCTTACTCAAGCCTTAGATCACATGTACAAACTACGCACAAACCTTCAGCCGGGTGAGAGTTCCCAGTCCCAGGATTTCTAA